In the genome of Phosphitispora fastidiosa, one region contains:
- a CDS encoding TnsA endonuclease N-terminal domain-containing protein, with translation MAKRRNGWNEDKIVRYFTEGRGSGELSNYKPWLTIQDVPSAGRVHRLKGWKTNRIHHLLSDLERDYFYLLDWASDVIDIREQYPLNREKTVQIAEKKRISHPVDSVTRIPIVCTTDFLITVRQGNKILHLARTTKPYQELNDKRVIEKFEIERQYWGDAGVDWGIVTELELPKEICKNIGWVHSSYNMEEEDIDLAVTLYDYIKGKDALILDILKLFDEYYAFEAGTALSCLKYLIAHKYVGIDMDKPLDLRASLSSLDFSLSNKPKGRLAT, from the coding sequence ATGGCAAAACGTAGAAATGGGTGGAATGAAGATAAAATTGTCCGGTACTTTACCGAGGGACGGGGGAGCGGCGAACTATCGAATTATAAGCCTTGGCTAACTATTCAAGATGTTCCCTCGGCAGGTCGGGTTCACCGTTTAAAAGGATGGAAAACTAACCGTATTCATCACCTCCTTTCGGACCTGGAACGCGACTATTTTTACCTGCTAGATTGGGCGAGCGATGTAATAGATATTCGGGAACAATACCCACTAAATCGCGAGAAAACGGTTCAGATAGCAGAAAAGAAGCGAATAAGTCATCCTGTAGATTCTGTAACTAGGATCCCTATAGTATGTACTACAGATTTTTTAATTACCGTCCGGCAGGGTAATAAAATCTTACACTTAGCAAGAACTACGAAGCCCTATCAGGAGCTAAACGATAAACGAGTAATTGAGAAATTTGAAATTGAACGGCAGTATTGGGGTGATGCAGGTGTTGACTGGGGGATAGTAACTGAATTGGAGTTACCAAAGGAAATTTGTAAGAACATCGGCTGGGTTCATAGTTCTTATAATATGGAGGAAGAGGATATAGACCTAGCAGTTACCCTGTATGATTATATTAAAGGTAAGGACGCATTGATTTTGGACATATTGAAATTGTTTGATGAATACTATGCCTTTGAAGCTGGAACAGCGCTTTCTTGTCTTAAATACCTTATTGCACACAAATATGTAGGCATAGATATGGACAAGCCCCTAGACCTGCGAGCCTCGCTATCTAGTTTAGACTTTTCCTTATCAAATAAACCAAAGGGACGGTTGGCAACGTGA
- a CDS encoding ATP-binding protein, with amino-acid sequence MNNYNGYTQAQEATYHEQELVDFQGNPLIEALPPILSPDDAFDKLSFYPEYDEKERQLSHHLRYHALIRLTRFFQPVMQHLDLEQRFSRLLRYGYVGRNPLTPEYTKQLNIAHQVLNSKSVPADIRSTASSFTLMGFSGIGKTTAIERILSLYPQLLIHKHPLNITQIVWLKLNCPHDGSLKSLCMDFFIKIDRLLGTNYYDRFGGRRNSISSMVTRMGQIARLHCIGALIIDEIQHLLTAKSSGSEKMMNFFVTLVNEIGVPVMMIGTMRARSILQQDFRQARRGSGQGDMVWQQMQKGDDWDLLIENMWQYQMTRQKIELTEELNNTLYEQSQGIVDIAVKLFVLSQGRAIETGDEIITPGMIRTVALDDLKLVQPMLKALKSGLVSEIEKYEDIIPMNIEDYLQYRISNIDLKAAIQKKKEKQAEARQKRETSMLEKVILALIGLDIDAGLAEKAATTVLKQNPNISQAELMQSALTFIAERDAQKKKKKPKVDVNELQKIVNQGKKRKVSAYKALQEAGYIKNPLDEFAV; translated from the coding sequence ATGAATAATTATAATGGCTATACCCAGGCACAGGAGGCAACTTATCACGAACAGGAACTTGTTGATTTTCAGGGCAACCCCCTGATTGAGGCATTACCGCCGATTTTATCCCCGGATGATGCTTTTGATAAGCTAAGTTTCTATCCCGAATATGATGAAAAGGAACGTCAACTGTCCCACCACCTGCGGTATCATGCGTTGATACGCTTAACGAGATTTTTCCAACCAGTTATGCAGCATCTTGACTTGGAACAGCGTTTTTCCAGGCTGCTGCGATATGGGTATGTAGGACGTAACCCTCTCACCCCAGAGTATACCAAACAATTAAATATTGCCCATCAAGTCTTAAATAGTAAGAGCGTACCGGCTGACATTCGTTCCACTGCTTCAAGCTTTACCTTGATGGGTTTTTCGGGTATCGGCAAGACAACTGCCATTGAAAGGATATTATCTCTCTACCCGCAGTTACTAATCCATAAACATCCGTTGAATATAACGCAAATTGTCTGGCTGAAACTGAATTGCCCTCACGACGGTTCCTTAAAATCACTATGCATGGATTTTTTTATAAAAATTGATCGGCTGCTCGGCACTAATTATTACGACCGGTTTGGAGGTCGGCGGAATTCAATCAGCTCCATGGTGACACGTATGGGCCAGATTGCTCGTCTTCACTGTATCGGTGCCTTAATTATCGATGAAATTCAGCACTTGTTAACGGCTAAAAGCAGTGGTTCGGAAAAGATGATGAACTTCTTTGTAACACTGGTTAACGAAATAGGTGTTCCTGTTATGATGATTGGTACCATGAGGGCCAGGAGTATTCTACAGCAGGATTTTCGGCAAGCCCGCCGCGGTAGCGGTCAGGGTGACATGGTGTGGCAGCAGATGCAAAAAGGTGATGACTGGGACCTACTTATTGAGAACATGTGGCAATATCAGATGACGAGGCAGAAGATTGAGCTAACCGAGGAATTAAACAATACTCTATATGAACAAAGCCAGGGGATTGTGGATATTGCTGTCAAACTTTTTGTGCTCTCCCAAGGGCGTGCTATTGAAACAGGCGACGAGATTATTACTCCCGGTATGATACGAACAGTGGCTTTGGACGATCTAAAACTTGTCCAACCGATGCTAAAAGCTCTGAAATCAGGATTAGTTTCTGAAATTGAGAAATATGAAGACATCATACCAATGAATATCGAGGACTATCTCCAATATCGTATTTCAAATATTGACCTCAAGGCAGCAATTCAAAAGAAGAAAGAAAAACAGGCTGAAGCCCGGCAAAAGCGAGAGACGTCAATGTTAGAAAAGGTGATTTTGGCGCTTATTGGTTTGGATATTGATGCCGGGTTAGCAGAGAAAGCAGCAACCACTGTCTTAAAGCAAAATCCAAACATATCGCAGGCAGAGTTAATGCAAAGTGCCCTTACCTTTATAGCAGAACGAGATGCACAAAAGAAGAAAAAGAAACCAAAAGTAGATGTGAATGAGCTGCAAAAGATTGTGAATCAGGGTAAGAAAAGGAAAGTATCCGCTTATAAGGCGTTGCAGGAGGCGGGTTATATTAAAAATCCTTTGGACGAATTTGCGGTATGA
- a CDS encoding Tn7-like element transposition protein TnsE: MASIKLRPWPFKGRIVKLHWFGHVRLAEGNKWRITAAFEDRRKIELIQFPIGLLPVLKIGQYYQNGQALISQAAGNIYKAYIKDLSDGLTENSLDVCRIFNYFLYGNAELIQQNVWCFQSHGTYYYIPHVELVRAFFAKNKVLANALLRPNGLVYLLYHHHFNNRQAILDFSREIPASVVNDDFVQHFSWVYLIPEVRNSFESVQTNVYAQAAASNYGLAYGQAVELAVPKLVNSNFTFRGKCIDRRVLIYELLSFSAVELLVDRIDYSHQSIKRRVFSNSPKKKRISLQGKEQNFEINNEDLAREDTHQPVVESEATQMIFVNNPEINRVAKYEQQINQGDSYVSKQGKGGAAFIAASVDESIAGGSIQPIEFKTLEIVYETDSFELEDFYEMIKRLEEIYPKLRISMNLVNLPPGRKFSWLPDGRRRVCAIVNVCGAGGRTAYILEVARPDQRSLSTLIVQFPQEENREQEEKAIKELLINLVLNSGNWPTKLLKNLNHTKLRHTSTDPHHWAERVYEKIIYFLLKFI, encoded by the coding sequence GTGGCTTCAATAAAACTAAGACCATGGCCATTCAAAGGCCGGATTGTTAAATTACATTGGTTTGGCCATGTGAGGTTAGCCGAAGGAAATAAATGGCGTATTACGGCAGCTTTTGAAGACCGACGAAAAATAGAATTAATTCAATTCCCAATTGGACTGCTACCGGTTCTAAAGATCGGTCAATATTATCAAAATGGGCAAGCCTTAATATCTCAAGCAGCGGGAAATATTTATAAGGCATACATAAAGGACTTAAGTGACGGGCTTACGGAAAACTCACTAGATGTTTGCCGTATTTTTAATTATTTCCTCTACGGAAACGCTGAATTGATCCAACAAAATGTATGGTGTTTTCAATCCCATGGGACCTATTACTATATCCCGCATGTTGAATTGGTCAGGGCCTTTTTTGCTAAGAATAAGGTACTGGCAAATGCCTTACTTCGTCCAAATGGATTAGTTTATTTATTGTATCACCATCATTTTAATAACCGGCAAGCGATATTAGATTTTTCACGGGAAATTCCAGCTTCAGTAGTTAATGACGATTTTGTGCAGCATTTTTCCTGGGTCTATCTAATACCGGAAGTACGTAATTCCTTTGAGTCGGTCCAAACAAATGTTTACGCCCAGGCAGCAGCGTCCAACTATGGTTTAGCATATGGTCAAGCCGTAGAACTAGCTGTACCTAAACTGGTAAATTCTAATTTTACTTTCCGGGGGAAATGCATTGACCGCCGTGTTCTGATATATGAGCTGCTTAGCTTTTCAGCAGTAGAGTTGCTAGTTGACCGGATAGATTATAGCCACCAATCAATTAAAAGACGTGTCTTTTCCAATAGCCCAAAGAAGAAACGTATTTCTTTGCAGGGAAAGGAACAAAATTTTGAAATTAATAATGAGGACTTGGCTAGAGAAGATACCCACCAGCCTGTTGTGGAGAGTGAAGCTACCCAAATGATTTTTGTAAATAATCCTGAAATCAATCGTGTAGCCAAGTATGAGCAGCAAATCAATCAAGGGGATAGCTATGTCTCTAAACAAGGGAAAGGTGGTGCTGCATTTATTGCTGCCAGTGTTGATGAATCCATTGCTGGCGGCAGTATTCAACCTATAGAGTTTAAGACCCTTGAAATTGTATACGAAACAGACAGTTTTGAGTTAGAAGATTTTTATGAAATGATTAAGCGCCTAGAAGAAATATATCCCAAGTTGAGGATTTCAATGAATCTTGTCAATTTACCTCCTGGCCGGAAATTCTCCTGGCTACCTGATGGGCGAAGGAGAGTCTGTGCCATTGTTAATGTTTGCGGCGCCGGAGGAAGAACCGCTTATATCTTGGAAGTTGCTCGCCCAGATCAACGTTCCCTATCAACATTAATCGTACAATTTCCCCAGGAAGAAAATCGGGAACAAGAAGAAAAAGCCATTAAAGAATTACTTATTAATTTAGTCCTAAATAGTGGTAATTGGCCTACTAAATTACTTAAAAATCTAAACCATACAAAGTTAAGGCATACCAGCACAGACCCCCATCATTGGGCGGAGAGGGTTTATGAGAAGATAATTTATTTCCTTTTAAAATTCATTTGA
- a CDS encoding DNA-methyltransferase, with protein MKIYKRFRMDNQITLYNGDCTKLLKQIPEETVDIIITSPPYCIGKAYENAHDDIETFKNQHEQIFPDLYRILKPGGSICWQVGYHVNNSSVYPLDYIVYSIFTEESKKLEHPLLLRNRIIWTFGHGLNSTQRFSGRHEMLLWFTKGNGYKFDLDSIRIPQKYPGKKSYKGPNKGQLSGNILGKNPSDVWDIPNVKAQHVEKTEHPCQFPVAIPRRLIKALTPIDGLVLDPFAGSGTSGVAAILENRRFVGAEIFPEYYNISVKRITATINGEVRIREDIPVAEPDLNSSVAKLPTEFARARGKLCDEKEKEETN; from the coding sequence ATGAAAATATATAAAAGATTTAGAATGGATAATCAAATAACACTTTATAATGGAGACTGTACTAAGCTCCTAAAACAAATCCCTGAAGAAACTGTAGATATTATAATTACCTCTCCTCCATATTGTATCGGAAAAGCATACGAAAATGCACATGATGATATTGAAACCTTCAAGAATCAACATGAGCAAATTTTCCCTGACTTATATAGAATCCTGAAGCCCGGAGGAAGTATCTGCTGGCAGGTAGGTTATCACGTTAATAATTCATCTGTTTATCCACTCGATTACATCGTGTATTCTATTTTTACAGAAGAAAGCAAAAAATTAGAACATCCTTTATTATTGCGTAATCGCATAATATGGACTTTTGGACATGGGTTAAACAGCACACAACGGTTTAGTGGTAGACACGAAATGTTACTCTGGTTTACGAAAGGTAATGGATATAAATTTGATCTTGATAGTATACGAATACCACAAAAATATCCTGGGAAAAAATCATATAAGGGTCCAAACAAGGGGCAGTTAAGTGGGAATATTCTAGGAAAAAACCCATCAGATGTTTGGGACATTCCTAATGTGAAAGCTCAACATGTGGAAAAGACCGAGCATCCTTGTCAGTTTCCCGTTGCAATTCCACGTAGGCTGATAAAAGCATTGACTCCTATAGATGGGCTTGTTTTAGATCCATTTGCAGGATCCGGCACTAGCGGCGTAGCCGCTATTTTAGAGAATCGCAGATTTGTTGGCGCAGAGATATTTCCCGAATATTATAATATCTCAGTTAAACGAATTACAGCTACTATTAACGGAGAGGTCCGAATTCGAGAGGATATACCTGTTGCAGAACCTGATTTAAACTCTTCGGTTGCGAAACTACCGACTGAATTTGCAAGGGCTAGGGGGAAGTTGTGTGATGAGAAAGAAAAAGAAGAAACTAACTGA
- a CDS encoding Mu transposase C-terminal domain-containing protein, producing MNLLVNELLKNSQTNRIFRVLWVDNGNVLAYLIDVEDKKAFPFAVGVNEIKEELIEDELMKIKQDDFLPVISDKTNKKNIAIRDKAWAVIKDIITNVPDIFDRDKRGQMIAEVMEKHVITKPTVYKYLRRYWQRGQTPNALLPDYSKSGGKGKDKASGSKKRGRPRKKFTGINVDQSIKKVFRVALEKYYLSTKKNSIPAAYNMMIKEFYAEDYYYEDGIKKVIIADEEELPSLDQFRYWYNKEYNVEEVTVARQGRKKYEKDFRAVLGSSTAEVIGPGSRYQIDATVADVYLISRYNPDWIIGRPVIYLVVDVFSRLVTGIYIGLEGPSWIGAMMALANVAADKQEFCREYGIEIPREAWPVQHFPEILLADRGELEGYNVERLISAFNIHVENTTPYRADWKAIVEKQFDTIQRKVKPFLPGYVDKDFQERGARDYRLDGKLTIEQFTQLILKQVIYYNTKHYLKDYLRDVDMIEDEVEPTPLKLWNWGLQNRSGKLRYFPEELVKLHLLPQSQATVTYKGIKIKGMCYSCERALKEFWFPTARQKGSWKIKAAFDPRNMSSIYLVNDENSFDTCHLLTGQRRYENKTLDEINYLLEYEKQMQKEAEHGQLQKEVDLISDAEAIVKPAVKKANEQQSKAISKTQKTKDIQENRKNERDARKKEEAFSLDKKQKTNKPADVVPINKQTADDEKGRYARPTIKEFLRKKGRKNDHE from the coding sequence GTGAATTTATTAGTCAATGAGTTATTAAAAAACTCACAAACAAATAGAATCTTCCGTGTCTTATGGGTGGACAATGGAAATGTCCTAGCTTACTTGATAGATGTTGAAGACAAAAAGGCTTTTCCGTTTGCAGTAGGGGTAAATGAAATAAAGGAAGAGCTTATTGAAGATGAATTAATGAAAATTAAGCAAGATGATTTTCTACCCGTTATTAGTGATAAAACTAATAAAAAAAATATTGCGATTAGGGATAAAGCTTGGGCTGTCATTAAAGATATTATTACCAACGTGCCGGATATTTTTGATAGAGATAAGCGAGGTCAAATGATTGCAGAAGTGATGGAAAAACATGTAATTACCAAGCCTACTGTATATAAATATCTGCGGCGGTATTGGCAAAGAGGACAGACACCTAACGCCTTACTGCCGGATTACAGTAAGTCCGGTGGAAAAGGCAAGGATAAGGCTTCAGGCAGTAAAAAACGAGGACGCCCTCGTAAAAAGTTTACAGGCATTAACGTAGATCAATCTATTAAAAAAGTATTTCGTGTTGCCTTGGAAAAATATTATTTGTCCACTAAGAAAAACAGCATACCGGCGGCCTATAATATGATGATTAAAGAGTTTTATGCGGAAGATTATTATTATGAGGATGGTATCAAGAAAGTAATTATTGCAGATGAAGAAGAATTACCCTCTTTGGATCAATTCCGCTACTGGTATAACAAAGAATATAATGTCGAAGAAGTGACGGTTGCCAGGCAGGGACGCAAGAAATATGAAAAAGATTTCCGGGCTGTATTAGGTTCTTCCACTGCGGAAGTGATTGGTCCGGGTTCACGTTACCAGATTGATGCAACAGTTGCCGATGTATATTTGATATCGCGCTATAATCCTGACTGGATTATTGGGCGACCGGTCATTTATCTGGTCGTAGACGTATTTAGTCGGCTGGTTACCGGCATCTACATAGGGCTTGAAGGCCCCTCATGGATAGGGGCTATGATGGCTCTAGCTAATGTTGCTGCTGACAAGCAGGAATTCTGTCGCGAATACGGGATAGAGATTCCCAGGGAAGCATGGCCTGTGCAGCATTTTCCTGAAATACTTCTAGCAGATAGGGGTGAGCTGGAAGGGTACAATGTGGAGAGGTTAATTTCCGCATTTAACATACATGTTGAAAATACAACACCGTACCGAGCTGATTGGAAAGCGATAGTAGAAAAACAATTCGATACAATTCAGCGGAAAGTGAAACCCTTTTTACCCGGTTATGTAGATAAAGATTTTCAAGAACGGGGAGCACGCGATTACAGGCTGGATGGTAAGCTGACTATCGAACAATTTACCCAGTTAATCCTAAAACAAGTAATCTATTATAATACGAAGCATTATTTGAAGGATTATCTTCGTGATGTAGATATGATTGAAGACGAAGTGGAGCCTACTCCTTTAAAATTATGGAACTGGGGGCTTCAAAATCGCTCCGGAAAGCTAAGGTATTTCCCGGAGGAACTGGTTAAGCTACATTTACTGCCACAATCACAAGCAACTGTAACCTATAAAGGCATCAAAATAAAGGGTATGTGCTACAGCTGCGAACGGGCCTTAAAAGAATTCTGGTTCCCAACTGCACGGCAGAAAGGGAGCTGGAAAATAAAAGCTGCCTTTGATCCAAGAAATATGTCATCAATTTACTTAGTAAATGACGAAAACTCATTTGACACTTGCCACTTACTTACGGGTCAAAGGCGTTACGAAAATAAAACATTGGATGAAATTAATTATCTCCTTGAATATGAAAAACAGATGCAAAAAGAAGCCGAACACGGACAATTGCAAAAAGAAGTTGATTTAATTTCTGACGCAGAAGCCATTGTGAAACCAGCAGTTAAGAAAGCCAACGAGCAGCAGTCCAAAGCTATCAGTAAAACACAAAAAACTAAAGATATCCAAGAAAATCGCAAGAATGAACGTGATGCCAGGAAAAAAGAAGAGGCATTCTCTTTGGACAAAAAGCAAAAAACAAACAAACCAGCTGATGTAGTACCGATAAATAAACAAACGGCGGATGATGAAAAAGGACGATATGCCCGTCCAACAATTAAAGAGTTCTTGAGAAAAAAGGGAAGGAAAAATGACCATGAATAA
- a CDS encoding TnsD family transposase → MLPFFPRLYEDEILYSWLARYHLRSCNVSPKATMNDLFGSSNVLAVPDLPTHLDGLYQRIKHFDIPEVKHWIEKHTFFNYYTLFGKEGVSQQVFDAMTTGSRLGAIHMMTGMMASSISEPTYFRFCPYCVEEDFEKFGETYWHLSHQLPGVLVCLKHDGLLQNSLERFRGKNKHTYEAATKENCNFSVKPPKYNDKTISHLKEIAADILKLSVGYYSFSWSGIQSSYKYLLQKHDFATVNGTVNQRTLAEEFCWFYGDELLVALQSQVDTDNPACWLKAITRKHRKAFHPIRHLLFIQFFKEGIDTFYQYADKTYQPFGRGPYPCLNAAADHYKQLVISNVNVTICTDTRNPVGTFSCSCGFIYSRRGPDRTLEDCYRIGTIKQFGPVWEDKLQQLIYAEKLSCYAAAKKVNVDIATVKKYANTKMKAVSPKAIDWSDLLSEKQAQWLQLQDKNPNSSKTQLRNVDPALYTWLYRHARKWLENNSPKKQASPTVNKRVDWKQRDSELVKEIFVAVTGLLSAKKPVHINISRIGKEIGKLALLEKHLEKLPLTAAYLSQVVETREQFQIRRVQWAAKRLFEHQEEISEWKMKRIAGLKSTVSDKVQQEIMTQARQYQLH, encoded by the coding sequence ATGCTGCCTTTTTTTCCAAGGCTTTATGAAGATGAAATATTATACAGTTGGTTGGCCCGTTATCACCTGCGTTCCTGCAATGTCAGCCCTAAAGCAACTATGAACGATTTATTCGGTTCTTCGAATGTTCTGGCCGTACCTGATTTGCCAACACATTTGGATGGGCTATATCAGCGGATTAAGCATTTCGATATACCTGAAGTAAAGCATTGGATTGAAAAACATACATTCTTTAATTACTACACTCTATTTGGCAAAGAAGGCGTAAGTCAGCAGGTTTTTGATGCTATGACTACCGGGAGTAGGCTGGGAGCAATTCATATGATGACAGGTATGATGGCGAGTAGCATTTCCGAGCCTACCTATTTTCGCTTTTGTCCATACTGTGTTGAGGAAGACTTTGAAAAGTTCGGTGAAACCTACTGGCATTTATCACACCAGTTGCCAGGTGTTTTGGTATGTCTGAAGCATGACGGATTGCTTCAGAATTCTTTGGAACGCTTTCGTGGCAAAAATAAGCATACTTATGAGGCTGCAACAAAGGAAAACTGTAATTTCAGTGTCAAACCGCCCAAATATAACGACAAAACGATTAGCCATTTGAAGGAGATTGCTGCTGATATCTTAAAACTTTCCGTTGGTTACTATAGTTTTTCCTGGTCCGGCATTCAAAGTTCCTATAAATATTTACTGCAAAAGCACGACTTTGCAACGGTAAATGGAACGGTAAATCAGAGAACGCTTGCCGAAGAGTTTTGCTGGTTCTATGGTGATGAATTACTGGTAGCCCTACAATCACAGGTTGATACTGACAATCCTGCTTGTTGGCTTAAAGCAATAACTCGCAAACATCGGAAAGCCTTTCATCCTATACGTCACCTATTGTTCATCCAATTTTTTAAAGAGGGCATCGATACTTTTTATCAGTATGCTGATAAAACCTACCAACCTTTCGGCAGAGGGCCGTATCCTTGTTTGAATGCAGCTGCAGATCATTATAAGCAGCTTGTTATTTCAAATGTCAACGTGACTATTTGCACAGATACTCGGAATCCTGTGGGTACCTTCTCTTGTTCGTGTGGTTTTATCTACTCTAGAAGAGGGCCGGATAGAACCCTGGAGGATTGTTATAGGATCGGTACTATTAAGCAGTTTGGCCCTGTTTGGGAAGATAAGCTGCAGCAGCTCATCTATGCCGAGAAGTTGAGTTGTTATGCTGCTGCCAAGAAAGTAAATGTTGATATCGCAACTGTAAAAAAGTATGCAAATACAAAAATGAAGGCGGTATCTCCTAAAGCAATTGATTGGTCGGATCTATTATCTGAAAAACAGGCTCAATGGTTACAGCTTCAAGATAAAAACCCGAATTCATCCAAGACGCAACTGAGGAATGTTGATCCTGCTTTATACACTTGGTTATATCGACATGCACGTAAGTGGCTAGAAAATAATTCTCCGAAAAAGCAGGCTTCTCCTACTGTAAACAAGCGTGTGGACTGGAAACAAAGAGATAGCGAGTTGGTAAAAGAAATCTTTGTAGCTGTTACAGGATTATTATCTGCTAAAAAGCCTGTGCACATAAATATTAGTAGAATTGGTAAAGAAATCGGCAAATTAGCCCTACTTGAGAAACATTTGGAAAAATTACCATTAACAGCAGCTTATCTAAGTCAGGTGGTTGAAACGAGAGAGCAGTTTCAAATCCGTCGGGTTCAATGGGCAGCAAAGCGTTTATTTGAACATCAAGAAGAAATTTCTGAATGGAAAATGAAACGTATAGCTGGACTAAAATCTACCGTTTCAGATAAAGTGCAGCAAGAAATTATGACTCAAGCCAGACAGTATCAACTGCATTGA
- the glmS gene encoding glutamine--fructose-6-phosphate transaminase (isomerizing), whose product MCGIVGYIGPRSVVPVLLDGLKKLEYRGYDSAGVAVIEKNKILIVKSLGKIAKLDEKIDAYTPEGNVGIGHTRWATHGRPSDVNSHPHSDCTGKFAVVHNGIIENYLELKEWLESEGHEFVSETDTEVIPHLVEHFYQGDLEEAVREVAGKLEGSYALVVLAKKEPGKLVAVRKDSPLVVGLGDGEYFLASDIPATLAYTRDNYILNDREVAVLTKEGVRVTDFDGNEIEKEVYHVQWDAVAAEKGGYPHFMLKEIYEQPRAIRETMGSRLSADNKQVILNELDMLNGQISEIKNIFIVACGTAYHAGMVGKYVIEDLARIPVTVDIASEFRYRNPLINKGDLVIVVSQSGETADTLAALRESKKHGAKVLAVTNVVGSSVAREADAVIYTLAGPEIAVASTKAYSTQLIAMFLLGIYFAQERGTIDAEYAEKLITEMRELPAKAQEILNDLEDLESFLKKYAEAQNTFFLGRGLDYAVAMEGCLKLKEISYMHAEAYAAGELKHGTLALIVDGVPVVALATQMDLYDKMVSNIKEVKARDAQVIGVTFHGNKEFKKVVDHVVYIPVTERILAPVLTVIPLQLLAYHIAVARGCDVDKPRNLAKSVTVE is encoded by the coding sequence ATGTGTGGAATTGTTGGATATATCGGCCCCAGGTCAGTGGTGCCGGTTTTATTAGATGGTTTGAAAAAGCTGGAATACCGTGGTTATGATTCAGCAGGTGTGGCTGTAATAGAGAAAAATAAGATACTGATTGTGAAGAGTCTGGGGAAGATCGCCAAATTAGATGAAAAAATTGATGCCTATACACCTGAGGGAAATGTCGGTATTGGTCATACCCGGTGGGCTACCCATGGGAGGCCTTCTGATGTGAATTCTCACCCGCATTCCGACTGTACAGGCAAGTTTGCGGTGGTACACAATGGTATCATCGAGAACTATCTTGAACTGAAGGAATGGCTGGAATCCGAGGGACATGAATTTGTTTCAGAGACAGATACAGAGGTAATCCCACACCTGGTGGAGCATTTTTACCAGGGAGACCTGGAAGAAGCTGTCCGGGAAGTGGCCGGGAAACTGGAAGGGTCCTATGCCCTGGTGGTCCTGGCAAAAAAAGAACCCGGCAAGCTGGTGGCTGTGCGTAAGGACAGCCCGCTTGTGGTTGGACTGGGTGACGGGGAGTATTTCCTGGCATCAGACATTCCGGCTACTCTGGCATATACCAGGGACAATTACATCCTCAATGACCGGGAAGTTGCCGTGCTTACAAAAGAGGGAGTCAGGGTAACGGATTTTGACGGTAATGAAATTGAGAAAGAGGTCTACCATGTTCAGTGGGATGCGGTTGCCGCCGAAAAAGGCGGTTACCCGCACTTCATGCTGAAAGAAATATATGAACAGCCCAGGGCAATCAGGGAAACAATGGGCAGCAGGCTGTCTGCCGACAACAAACAGGTAATTCTCAATGAACTCGATATGCTTAATGGACAGATCAGTGAAATAAAGAATATTTTCATTGTAGCCTGCGGCACTGCCTATCATGCCGGTATGGTCGGGAAATATGTCATTGAAGACCTGGCCAGGATACCTGTTACAGTGGATATTGCCTCTGAGTTCCGCTACCGTAACCCGTTAATCAATAAAGGTGATTTGGTGATTGTAGTCAGCCAGTCAGGGGAAACTGCAGATACCCTTGCTGCCCTGAGAGAGTCCAAAAAACACGGGGCCAAAGTCCTGGCAGTTACCAATGTGGTGGGCAGCTCCGTTGCCAGGGAGGCTGATGCCGTTATTTACACCCTGGCAGGGCCGGAGATTGCGGTGGCCTCAACAAAGGCATATTCCACCCAGCTTATTGCAATGTTCTTACTGGGGATCTACTTTGCCCAGGAGAGAGGGACTATAGATGCGGAATATGCGGAAAAGCTGATTACTGAGATGCGGGAACTGCCTGCCAAGGCCCAGGAAATCCTGAATGACCTGGAAGACCTGGAGAGTTTCCTGAAGAAATACGCCGAAGCCCAGAACACCTTTTTTCTGGGGCGCGGCCTGGACTATGCGGTGGCTATGGAAGGCTGCCTGAAGCTGAAGGAAATCTCATATATGCATGCCGAGGCTTATGCTGCAGGGGAGCTGAAACACGGGACCCTGGCGCTTATAGTTGACGGTGTGCCGGTAGTGGCCCTGGCAACCCAGATGGACCTGTATGACAAGATGGTGAGCAACATTAAGGAAGTCAAGGCCAGGGATGCCCAGGTTATCGGGGTGACCTTCCACGGGAATAAGGAGTTTAAGAAGGTCGTTGACCATGTGGTCTATATACCGGTGACAGAAAGGATTCTGGCCCCGGTGCTGACGGTGATTCCGCTGCAGCTTTTGGCATATCATATAGCGGTGGCCAGGGGCTGTGATGTGGATAAGCCGCGGAACCTGGCCAAGAGTGTGACTGTGGAGTAG